One window of Trifolium pratense cultivar HEN17-A07 linkage group LG5, ARS_RC_1.1, whole genome shotgun sequence genomic DNA carries:
- the LOC123884908 gene encoding isoflavone 3'-hydroxylase, translated as MSPLFYYSLLSLTFIITIKIILQIQSRRLKNLPPGPPTIPIIGNLHLLKHPLHRTITTLTQKYGDLISLWFGSRLVVVVSSPSLVQECFTKNDIILANRPKFLTGKYIFYDYTTLGSASYGDHWRNLRRITTLDVLSNNRLNSFLGVRTDEANRLVQKLLKDVTSTSGGGDDDDFTKVELRLRLTEMTFNSMMRMISGKRYYGDDGDVTDVEEAKQFREIISEIMSLLGANNKGDFLPLLRFLDLDNLEKRCKRIAKRADAFLEGLIEEHRSGNHNSDGNTMIDNLLKLGEIQPEYYSNHIIKGLIQAMLLAGTDTSAVTIEWIMSELLNHPEVLNKAKEELDTQIGKNKLIDEHDLSKLPYLQNIFSETLRLHPPAPLLLPHYSSEDFTLGEFNVPKDTIILTNVWAIHRDPTLWDDALSFKPERFEKEGEINKLIAFGLGRRVCPGLNLAQRTVGLTVGLLIQCFEWKTENLEKIDMMEDKGITMPKKIPFKAMCKALPIANDLMK; from the exons ATGTCACCCTTATTCTATTACTCACTCCTCTCTCTAACCTTCATCATAACCATCAAAATTATACTCCAAATTCAATCAAGAAGGCTTAAAAACCTTCCACCAGGTCCACCAACAATCCCTATAATTGGCAACCTCCACCTTCTAAAACACCCTCTCCACCGTACCATCACAACCTTAACACAAAAATACGGCGACTTAATTTCACTTTGGTTCGGTTCACGTCTAGTTGTTGTTGTCTCTTCGCCTTCTTTAGTTCAAGAATGCTTCACCAAAAACGACATTATTTTAGCCAACCGCCCAAAGTTTCTAACTggaaaatatatcttttatgaTTATACCACTTTAGGCTCAGCTTCTTACGGAGACCATTGGCGTAACCTACGTCGTATAACAACTCTTGATGTTCTCTCCAACAATCGTCTTAACTCCTTTTTAGGAGTTCGAACTGACGAAGCAAACAGACTTGTACAAAAGCTTCTCAAAGACGTCACCTCCACCTCTGGAGGAGGTGACGACGACGATTTCACTAAGGTGGAACTGAGACTGAGACTAACAGAGATGACGTTTAATTCTATGATGAGAATGATATCCGGGAAAAGGTATTATGGAGATGACGGAGACGTGACAGATGTTGAAGAAGCAAAACAATTTAGGGAGATAATAAGTGAGATAATGTCTTTGTTAGGTGCTAATAATAAGGGTGATTTTTTGCCTTTGTTAAGATTTTTAGATCTTGATAATTTGGAAAAGAGATGCAAAAGGATTGCAAAAAGAGCTGATGCATTTTTGGAGGGACTCATTGAGGAACATCGCAGTGGAAATCATAATAGTGATGGAAATACTATGATTGATAATCTTTTGAAGCTAGGTGAAATCCAGCCTGAGTATTATTCTAATCACATAATCAAAGGTCTTATTCAG GCTATGCTTCTTGCTGGAACAGACACGTCAGCTGTGACAATAGAATGGATAATGTCTGAATTATTAAACCATCCAGAAGTATTAAACAAAGCAAAGGAAGAATTAGACACACAAAttggaaaaaacaaattaatagatGAACATGATTTATCAAAACTTCCATATCTACAAAACATATTCTCCGAGACACTTAGATTGCATCCACCAGCTCCATTACTATTACCACATTATTCATCAGAGGACTTTACCCTTGGAGAGTTCAATGTTCCAAAAGATACTATAATATTAACTAATGTTTGGGCCATTCATAGAGATCCAACACTTTGGGATGATGCTTTGAGTTTTAAGCCCGAGAGATTTGAAAAAGAAGGGGAGATCAACAAATTGATTGCATTTGGGTTAGGAAGAAGGGTTTGTCCTGGATTAAATTTGGCCCAACGTACGGTGGGCCTTACCGTGGGCTTGTTGATCCAATGCTTTGAATGGAAAACAgagaatttggaaaaaattgatATGATGGAGGACAAAGGAATTACCATGCCAAAGAAGATCCCATTTAAGGCTATGTGTAAAGCACTACCTATTGCCAATGATCTTATGAAGTGA